From Streptomyces sp. NBC_00289, the proteins below share one genomic window:
- a CDS encoding transposase family protein, which translates to MFSYPAGCDVDPELLELVTMVIASCEAGRRCRLRPYDRARCTLVYLRKHDTLEQIAAGFGISTATAWRYVNHTIGQLAEHAPSLTEALTSHHTDGYVLLDGTVAETDRVQAPGHFSGKVRREGVNLQVIAAEEGKLLWMSPALPGGTHDVTAAREHAIVDTCARLDLEILADKGYVGTGGTVITPIKRRPGTELPDKHKTSNKVHAALRAPVERTISRIKQWRIFRHARVSPNRLTSVAAAILTLMIYT; encoded by the coding sequence GTGTTCTCCTATCCTGCCGGATGCGATGTCGATCCGGAGCTCCTGGAGCTGGTCACGATGGTGATCGCGTCCTGTGAAGCCGGCCGGCGCTGCAGACTGCGTCCGTACGACCGGGCCCGGTGCACCCTGGTCTACCTGCGCAAGCACGACACCCTCGAACAGATCGCCGCAGGCTTCGGCATCAGCACGGCCACCGCCTGGCGCTACGTGAACCACACGATCGGGCAACTTGCGGAGCACGCGCCGTCGTTGACCGAGGCGCTCACCAGTCATCACACGGACGGCTACGTGCTGCTGGATGGCACCGTCGCGGAGACCGACCGGGTCCAGGCGCCGGGGCACTTCTCCGGCAAGGTCCGCCGCGAGGGCGTGAATCTGCAGGTCATTGCGGCAGAAGAGGGCAAACTGCTGTGGATGTCACCCGCCCTTCCGGGCGGCACCCACGATGTGACGGCCGCCCGCGAGCACGCCATCGTCGACACCTGCGCGCGACTGGACCTCGAGATCCTCGCGGACAAAGGGTACGTCGGGACCGGCGGCACTGTGATCACCCCGATCAAACGACGGCCCGGAACCGAACTGCCCGACAAGCACAAGACGTCGAACAAGGTCCACGCCGCACTGCGTGCTCCCGTCGAGCGAACCATCTCCCGGATCAAGCAGTGGCGGATCTTCCGGCATGCCCGCGTCAGTCCGAACAGACTCACGTCAGTAGCTGCCGCGATCCTCACCCTCATGATCTACACGTGA
- a CDS encoding IS701 family transposase, protein MLPPGLVRRDELTADEVRCWDADLEALCASVDDVFCRPASRENLRAVVRGLLSDVPRKNMWQVAEAAGHASPDRLQDFLARASWDADELRDRVREFVVDSLRDQDAVLIADETGDIKKGTKSAGVARQYTGVTGQVENAQVSVHLSYGSSRGRAIIDRELYAGQHWAGHGEEHRRRCEEAGVPEERARTVVTKPELARRMVERALAAGVPFTYFLADELYGGSRSLRAWLEDHQVRYVMAIPKNEVLPLADGRAQEARQLWARVPETVLERRSCADGAKGPRAYDFAAVHLADTPHGLARTLLIRRSTVPNKKNNNGELVCEAAYFLCHHAPGTTPAELVIAAGQRWMVEETFQAAKNEAGFDQHEVRKWISWYRQTTVCMLALAFLADVRSRRIRPHRTTP, encoded by the coding sequence ATGCTGCCGCCGGGTCTGGTCCGGCGTGATGAGTTGACCGCGGACGAGGTCCGGTGCTGGGACGCGGATCTGGAGGCGTTGTGTGCGTCGGTGGACGATGTGTTCTGTCGGCCGGCTTCGCGGGAGAATCTGCGGGCGGTGGTGCGTGGGCTGTTGTCGGATGTGCCGCGCAAGAACATGTGGCAGGTTGCGGAGGCGGCCGGGCATGCCTCGCCGGACCGGCTGCAGGACTTCCTGGCCCGTGCGTCCTGGGACGCGGATGAACTGCGGGACCGGGTGCGGGAGTTCGTGGTGGACTCGCTGCGGGACCAGGATGCCGTGCTGATCGCGGACGAGACCGGTGACATCAAGAAGGGCACCAAGAGTGCCGGCGTGGCCCGCCAGTACACGGGTGTCACTGGACAGGTCGAGAACGCCCAGGTCAGCGTGCACCTCTCCTACGGATCCTCGCGCGGGCGGGCGATCATCGACCGGGAATTGTATGCCGGGCAGCACTGGGCGGGCCATGGCGAGGAACACCGCCGGCGCTGCGAGGAGGCCGGGGTGCCCGAGGAACGGGCCCGCACCGTGGTCACCAAGCCGGAGCTGGCCCGGCGCATGGTCGAGCGCGCCCTCGCCGCGGGGGTGCCCTTCACCTACTTCCTGGCCGACGAGCTCTACGGCGGATCGCGGTCCCTGCGTGCCTGGCTGGAAGACCACCAGGTCCGCTACGTGATGGCGATCCCGAAGAACGAGGTCCTGCCGCTCGCCGACGGCCGTGCCCAAGAAGCCCGGCAGCTGTGGGCGAGGGTGCCCGAAACGGTGCTGGAGCGCCGCTCGTGCGCGGACGGCGCCAAAGGCCCGCGCGCCTACGACTTCGCAGCCGTCCACCTGGCCGACACCCCACACGGCCTGGCACGGACCCTGCTGATCCGCCGCTCCACCGTGCCGAACAAAAAGAACAACAACGGTGAACTCGTCTGCGAGGCGGCCTACTTCCTGTGTCACCACGCCCCCGGCACCACTCCGGCCGAGCTGGTGATCGCCGCTGGTCAGCGATGGATGGTCGAGGAGACCTTCCAGGCCGCGAAGAACGAGGCCGGCTTCGACCAGCACGAAGTGCGCAAGTGGATCTCCTGGTACCGGCAGACCACCGTGTGCATGCTCGCCCTGGCCTTCCTCGCCGACGTGCGGAGCCGACGCATACGCCCCCACCGAACCACCCCCTGA
- a CDS encoding DUF1918 domain-containing protein, with translation MRAQVGEVLRFAGRRVGMAEQRAVVTVVLGSDGQPPYRVQYEDGRQTEIFPGPGCCVETGEAHRVSPRGD, from the coding sequence ATGCGGGCTCAGGTGGGTGAGGTGCTGCGGTTCGCCGGCCGCAGGGTCGGGATGGCCGAGCAGCGGGCGGTGGTGACCGTCGTGCTGGGCTCAGACGGGCAGCCGCCGTACCGGGTGCAGTATGAAGACGGCCGCCAGACAGAGATCTTCCCCGGCCCGGGCTGCTGTGTCGAGACCGGTGAGGCCCACCGGGTCTCCCCGCGCGGGGACTGA
- a CDS encoding extracellular solute-binding protein: protein MPNITPKHEEQQWPRRTFLRQAAGAVTGLSLMSLAGCSDNDGNSTATQPESSEATSTGTLPNLTGTTLTFASSGGAYQQAENTAWCKPFAAATGATIRQDGPAYEDAKIKVQIDSGNVTWDVVDQTTWWALAHEDWLEPINTSVVDISQLAPEFRSQATKFAVPNLVYSMIQMYDNKFAADPPKSWVDFFDLEKYPGKRGFPTYAAIAPLEVALLGTGTAPDELYPMNIDEALTKLQPLKEHIVFYDDFAKSSQQLESKQVALSLIPSGRGYDAVKNGAQFGAQWNQSFTYTICSLALKGGKNIDAAMEFINFTLTPEAQAPIPELIAYGIVNPKAEPKLDKLQTSFLPTTKEHAGQAIIADPEWWSKNYVAAFEKYTAWQVG, encoded by the coding sequence ATGCCTAACATCACCCCTAAGCACGAAGAACAGCAGTGGCCGAGGCGCACGTTTCTGCGCCAAGCCGCCGGAGCGGTGACCGGCCTCAGCTTGATGAGCCTCGCTGGCTGCAGCGACAACGACGGGAACAGCACAGCCACCCAACCCGAATCCAGCGAGGCCACTTCGACGGGCACATTGCCGAACCTCACCGGGACGACGCTCACGTTCGCATCTTCAGGCGGGGCTTATCAACAGGCTGAGAACACGGCCTGGTGTAAGCCCTTCGCGGCGGCGACCGGAGCCACAATCCGGCAAGACGGTCCTGCATACGAGGACGCCAAAATCAAGGTCCAGATCGACAGCGGGAACGTAACATGGGACGTTGTGGACCAGACCACATGGTGGGCGCTGGCGCACGAAGACTGGCTCGAGCCGATCAATACGTCAGTGGTAGACATCAGCCAACTCGCGCCAGAATTTAGATCCCAGGCGACGAAGTTCGCGGTGCCAAATCTCGTGTACTCGATGATCCAAATGTACGACAACAAGTTTGCGGCAGACCCGCCGAAATCCTGGGTCGATTTCTTCGACTTGGAAAAGTACCCGGGCAAGCGTGGATTCCCCACCTATGCTGCGATCGCCCCGCTGGAAGTTGCCCTGCTCGGAACGGGAACTGCTCCAGATGAACTCTACCCAATGAACATCGACGAAGCACTGACTAAGCTCCAACCCCTCAAGGAGCACATTGTCTTCTATGACGACTTTGCCAAGTCGTCGCAGCAACTCGAGTCGAAACAGGTAGCACTGAGCCTGATCCCATCAGGCCGCGGATACGACGCGGTGAAGAATGGTGCCCAGTTTGGGGCGCAGTGGAACCAGAGCTTCACCTACACCATCTGCTCGCTCGCCCTAAAAGGAGGGAAAAACATTGATGCAGCCATGGAATTCATCAACTTCACCTTGACGCCTGAGGCGCAGGCGCCGATTCCTGAACTCATCGCCTATGGCATTGTCAATCCCAAGGCAGAGCCCAAGCTAGACAAGCTTCAAACGTCGTTTCTGCCGACCACGAAGGAGCATGCAGGCCAGGCGATCATTGCCGACCCGGAGTGGTGGTCAAAAAACTACGTTGCCGCGTTTGAGAAATATACGGCTTGGCAGGTCGGCTAG
- a CDS encoding transposase, producing MADTDDGGVEEIEQAEELVARVVAIDIAKASGMVCVRVPHEDKPGKRVQRVSNTVATRGAILDLADHLICQGVTRVVMEATSTYWKPYFFLLESRGLECWLVNARDVKNVPGRPKTDRLDAVWLANLTERGMLRPSFVPPKPVRELRDLTRARAVMTQALARSVLSDVRPGQRGMSGRSRGLELAQIDVVGSPQRQGGHRSR from the coding sequence ATGGCGGACACCGACGACGGTGGCGTCGAGGAGATCGAGCAGGCCGAGGAGCTCGTGGCCCGTGTCGTGGCGATCGATATCGCCAAGGCGTCAGGCATGGTCTGTGTGCGGGTGCCGCACGAGGACAAGCCCGGCAAGCGCGTGCAGCGGGTCTCCAACACCGTCGCGACCAGAGGCGCGATTCTGGACCTGGCCGACCACCTGATCTGCCAGGGCGTCACCCGGGTGGTGATGGAGGCGACGTCGACCTACTGGAAGCCGTACTTCTTTCTCCTGGAATCGCGTGGCCTGGAGTGCTGGCTGGTCAACGCCCGTGACGTCAAGAACGTCCCGGGCCGGCCCAAAACCGACCGCCTGGACGCGGTCTGGCTGGCCAATCTCACCGAACGCGGCATGCTCCGGCCCTCGTTCGTACCCCCGAAGCCGGTCCGTGAACTGCGCGATCTGACCCGGGCCCGGGCCGTCATGACCCAGGCTCTTGCAAGGTCTGTTTTATCCGACGTTCGCCCTGGTCAGCGGGGGATGTCGGGGAGGTCGAGGGGCTTAGAGCTCGCGCAGATAGACGTCGTGGGGAGCCCCCAGCGACAAGGTGGGCACAGGTCCCGGTGA
- a CDS encoding Uma2 family endonuclease translates to MSVATDHTGPWTVDDVLALPEDRTTRYELLGESLVMSPAPGVRHQRASFRLHVILDAAARAAGAPVEVLEAINVVLPSGLVVPDLVVTDAGATAEDTVSVDADAVQLIVELVSPGNKTMDRKFKPLLYAEAAIPHFWRLEFEPAPRLIVSELHGGRYVETVTALAGTTTRIDAPFPVDIDPAGLARQ, encoded by the coding sequence ATGAGCGTTGCTACTGATCACACAGGCCCGTGGACCGTCGATGACGTCCTGGCGCTACCGGAAGATCGTACGACCCGCTATGAGCTGCTGGGAGAGTCCCTGGTGATGTCGCCCGCTCCCGGAGTCCGTCACCAGCGGGCGTCATTCCGGCTCCACGTCATCCTGGATGCCGCGGCCCGCGCGGCCGGCGCCCCGGTGGAAGTCCTGGAAGCCATCAACGTCGTCCTGCCGTCCGGCCTGGTCGTGCCCGACCTGGTGGTCACCGACGCGGGCGCCACCGCCGAGGACACCGTGAGCGTGGACGCCGACGCCGTCCAGCTCATAGTCGAACTCGTCTCCCCGGGCAACAAGACGATGGACCGCAAGTTCAAGCCCCTGCTCTACGCCGAGGCCGCGATCCCGCACTTCTGGCGCCTGGAGTTCGAGCCCGCTCCGCGCCTGATCGTCAGCGAGCTCCACGGCGGCCGGTACGTCGAAACGGTCACCGCCCTCGCCGGCACCACCACCCGCATCGACGCGCCGTTCCCGGTGGACATCGACCCGGCGGGCCTGGCCCGCCAGTAG
- a CDS encoding GNAT family N-acetyltransferase produces MRAAGVQVAGGVRVRLMEPADQPLVLALIAGDRLPGRPAPDPRLVTGPGRDGLAETVTLVLTGADGAIGGVVHSTVRTYDGAGLIGWLHAREDFDTLAALIAAARARLGPVRTLYAGTGPTQPPDTVAFALPGIAERRRPATTRALRAAGFTPASSHLYFHHPLAPAPPRPVFPLAELRPLTNPSGVQLTLTETDGSALATAILHTSNDHWLLWHLAVRADRRRRGIGSHLLALCLHTAHTRGATSLIAHTDEDDQAAAHLLTRGGFTALDTLTIHHRRP; encoded by the coding sequence GTGCGGGCGGCGGGAGTGCAGGTGGCAGGCGGTGTGCGGGTACGGCTGATGGAACCGGCTGATCAGCCTTTGGTGCTCGCGCTGATCGCAGGCGACCGGCTGCCCGGCCGCCCCGCGCCCGACCCGCGCCTGGTCACCGGGCCGGGACGGGACGGCCTGGCAGAAACGGTCACCTTGGTCCTGACCGGAGCCGACGGCGCGATCGGCGGCGTGGTGCACAGCACGGTGCGCACGTACGACGGTGCCGGACTGATCGGCTGGCTGCACGCGCGCGAGGACTTCGACACGCTGGCCGCATTGATCGCCGCGGCGCGGGCCCGCCTCGGCCCGGTGCGCACCCTGTACGCCGGCACCGGCCCCACCCAACCGCCCGATACGGTCGCCTTCGCCCTGCCGGGCATCGCCGAGCGCCGCCGCCCGGCCACCACCCGCGCCCTGCGCGCGGCCGGGTTCACCCCCGCCAGCAGCCACCTCTACTTCCACCACCCGCTGGCCCCCGCCCCGCCCCGGCCGGTCTTCCCCCTCGCCGAGCTGCGCCCGCTGACCAATCCGTCCGGCGTGCAGCTGACGCTGACCGAGACCGACGGCAGCGCGCTGGCCACCGCCATCCTGCACACCAGCAACGACCACTGGCTGCTGTGGCACCTGGCCGTCCGCGCCGACCGCCGCCGCCGGGGCATCGGCTCCCACCTGCTGGCCCTGTGCCTGCACACCGCCCACACCCGCGGCGCCACCAGCCTCATCGCCCACACCGACGAAGACGACCAGGCCGCCGCCCACCTCCTGACCCGCGGCGGCTTCACCGCCCTCGACACCCTGACCATCCACCACCGCCGCCCCTAG
- a CDS encoding ABC transporter ATP-binding protein codes for MISSPEVEHQGRPVDGVAALELRDIKKDFSDTHVLRSINLRVDRGEFVTLLGPSGSGKTTTLNVIAGFILPDAGGVFVNGIPVHSLPAHRRNIGVVFQNYALFPHMTVFDNIAFPLRQRKVGRAETKKKVARALDLVLLRGHDSRYPRELSGGQQQRVALARALVFSPQILLMDEPLGALDKRLRDQMQIEIRRIHHDLAVTVVHVTHDQEEALALSDRIAVLSEGSIEQQGTPRDLYQHPRSTFVAEFLGEANCFNGDLTRSGEYVIVNGRGFEFRAPALIGDFPARGTLVVRPEHLRLTPGDAGFTQSEPHAMNHTEAVVAEIAYLGASTKIKLIYLDGRAGYARDDWDRISWIRRGERVTVSWQADSGVIVPEKEMDAHA; via the coding sequence ATGATCAGTTCACCTGAGGTCGAGCATCAGGGTCGGCCAGTTGACGGCGTGGCGGCCTTGGAGCTGCGCGACATCAAGAAAGATTTTTCGGACACCCATGTGCTGCGGTCAATCAACCTGCGAGTTGACCGGGGGGAATTTGTGACTCTTCTCGGCCCAAGCGGCTCTGGGAAGACAACGACGCTTAATGTGATTGCGGGGTTCATCCTGCCAGATGCGGGAGGCGTCTTCGTCAATGGCATTCCTGTGCATAGCCTTCCCGCTCACCGCCGGAACATTGGCGTGGTGTTTCAGAACTATGCCCTATTCCCGCACATGACCGTGTTCGATAATATCGCATTTCCCTTGCGCCAGAGGAAGGTCGGCAGAGCAGAAACAAAGAAAAAAGTCGCGCGAGCGCTGGATCTTGTTCTCCTTCGCGGGCATGACAGTCGCTATCCACGTGAACTGTCAGGAGGTCAGCAGCAGCGGGTAGCCCTAGCCAGGGCTCTGGTGTTCTCCCCTCAGATCCTTCTGATGGACGAACCACTGGGTGCACTTGACAAGAGGCTTCGAGACCAGATGCAAATCGAGATCCGGCGAATTCACCACGACCTAGCTGTTACGGTCGTACACGTTACGCACGACCAAGAGGAAGCCCTTGCACTGTCCGACCGGATCGCAGTGCTGTCAGAGGGATCGATCGAGCAGCAGGGAACGCCGCGAGATCTGTATCAGCATCCGCGGAGTACATTTGTGGCCGAGTTTCTCGGCGAGGCAAATTGCTTCAACGGCGATCTGACAAGAAGCGGTGAATATGTCATCGTCAACGGAAGAGGCTTCGAGTTTCGAGCGCCCGCATTAATCGGTGACTTCCCAGCCCGGGGAACGCTGGTCGTGAGACCAGAACATCTGCGGCTTACACCCGGTGATGCAGGTTTCACTCAGTCAGAACCTCACGCTATGAACCATACCGAGGCCGTCGTCGCCGAGATCGCATATCTCGGCGCAAGCACCAAAATCAAGCTCATCTACCTCGATGGTAGAGCCGGCTACGCAAGAGACGACTGGGATCGAATCTCATGGATTCGGCGAGGCGAGCGAGTCACAGTCAGCTGGCAGGCCGACAGCGGAGTCATTGTCCCAGAGAAGGAGATGGACGCGCATGCCTAA
- a CDS encoding ABC transporter permease: protein MAISLLLVAPAFVVIPLSFTGKRSLQFPPEIWSLRWYREFLDNPEWGRSLATSIELALAVTAIATVMGVSLAFALDREFAGKILLWVIVLAPLAIPLIASAVGIYAVYIEWGLAGTFLGLMLAHSCLATPLVTVTVFSGLIGLDRQLLLAATSLGATPWRAFRKVTLPILLPSVAGGAVLAFATSFDELVVSLLLQNSDVRPLPVVMFSSLSFNIDPTVAVASTFTMLITISAALAVALARKVTR, encoded by the coding sequence GTGGCGATTTCCCTGCTTCTGGTGGCACCAGCTTTTGTTGTTATTCCGCTGAGTTTCACCGGAAAAAGGTCACTTCAATTTCCTCCAGAGATCTGGTCACTTCGCTGGTATCGGGAGTTTCTCGATAATCCAGAATGGGGCAGATCACTCGCAACCTCCATCGAGCTTGCGCTCGCCGTTACCGCCATTGCAACAGTTATGGGCGTCTCGCTGGCGTTCGCACTGGACCGTGAGTTCGCCGGGAAGATCCTCCTGTGGGTGATCGTCTTGGCTCCACTGGCGATCCCACTAATTGCCTCGGCGGTCGGGATCTATGCGGTATACATTGAGTGGGGACTTGCCGGAACATTTCTAGGACTGATGCTTGCTCATTCCTGTCTCGCTACCCCGCTGGTCACGGTAACAGTATTCTCCGGCCTCATCGGCCTGGATAGGCAGCTCTTGCTAGCCGCAACAAGTCTTGGGGCAACCCCGTGGCGAGCCTTTAGGAAAGTCACGCTTCCGATCCTCCTGCCATCCGTTGCGGGCGGCGCCGTCCTGGCGTTTGCCACATCATTTGATGAGTTGGTTGTCTCGCTGCTCTTGCAGAATTCTGACGTTCGACCCTTGCCCGTGGTGATGTTCAGCAGCCTAAGCTTTAATATCGACCCGACCGTTGCAGTAGCTTCCACCTTCACGATGCTTATCACCATCTCGGCAGCCTTGGCAGTGGCCCTTGCTCGGAAGGTTACAAGATGA
- a CDS encoding IS5 family transposase yields the protein MPVLPSWLTDPLWEQFAALLPERPTVDPSHPLGCHRRRISDRIVFDKLLQLLRFGCSYQAISDTTCSATTIRNRRDEWIRLGVFGRLKQITLESYDRIVGLVLDQIAVDGSITKAPGGGEVAGRSPVDRGKQGLKRSGMTDGYGIPLGRVLAGANRHDSPLLSPTLDLLDDLGPLPNDIMVHLDAGYDSDKTRAELAARDLRGRIAHKGEKAPIQASRRWHVERTHAWQNAFYRLSRCYERRATVVNAFFDLADTIITIRSLIRRAWATHRWDERPHRRP from the coding sequence GTGCCCGTGCTTCCATCATGGCTGACTGACCCGCTCTGGGAACAATTCGCGGCGCTGCTGCCCGAGCGCCCTACGGTCGATCCGTCCCACCCGCTGGGGTGCCACCGGCGCCGTATCAGCGACCGGATCGTGTTCGACAAGTTGCTGCAACTCCTGCGGTTCGGCTGCTCCTACCAGGCGATCTCCGACACGACCTGCTCGGCGACCACCATCCGCAACCGCCGCGACGAATGGATCCGGCTCGGCGTCTTTGGCCGACTCAAGCAGATCACGCTGGAGTCCTACGACCGGATCGTCGGGCTCGTGCTCGACCAGATCGCCGTCGACGGCTCCATCACCAAGGCCCCCGGCGGCGGCGAGGTCGCCGGGCGCTCACCGGTCGATCGCGGCAAACAGGGCTTGAAACGCTCGGGCATGACGGATGGTTACGGGATCCCGCTCGGCCGGGTCCTGGCCGGAGCGAACCGCCACGACTCGCCGCTGCTCTCGCCGACCCTGGACCTGCTGGACGACCTCGGGCCGCTGCCCAACGACATCATGGTGCACCTGGACGCCGGCTACGACTCGGACAAGACCCGCGCTGAACTGGCGGCCCGCGACCTGCGCGGACGCATCGCGCACAAGGGTGAGAAGGCGCCGATCCAGGCGAGCCGGCGGTGGCATGTCGAGCGTACGCACGCCTGGCAGAACGCCTTCTACCGCCTTTCCCGCTGCTACGAACGCCGCGCTACCGTCGTCAACGCCTTCTTCGATCTCGCGGACACGATCATCACCATCCGTAGCCTGATCCGTCGAGCCTGGGCCACCCATCGCTGGGACGAACGCCCCCACCGTCGCCCTTGA
- a CDS encoding ABC transporter permease: MTLGWNRKRPAPRPAQSRGRRAGWTGLLMTLPAVAFLGLFFFYPVFEILLRSFTEPRVGFGNYSNFLGNEIYRTVLRRTVTVSAIVTLLVLTMGYPYAYLAIVASPGWRLTLLIIVTLPLWISLLVRNYAWLVLLQDGGVVTNALTAVGLGHVQLIGSNVGVAIGMTQVMLPFAVLPLFSSMLRIDRKLLLAAASLGATPRVAFARVYLPLTIPGVVAASTLVFVLCLGFYITPAMLGSPQNSFLSQLVFLQVSQLLNWGIGGAMAGVLVCVAAVILGSCTWVLKRSRMEKV; the protein is encoded by the coding sequence ATGACTCTGGGATGGAATCGCAAGCGACCTGCGCCACGACCGGCACAGAGTCGAGGACGCCGCGCTGGCTGGACTGGCCTGCTCATGACGCTCCCGGCTGTCGCATTCCTAGGGCTATTCTTCTTCTACCCAGTATTTGAGATCCTGCTGAGAAGCTTTACCGAACCTAGAGTAGGTTTCGGGAACTATTCAAACTTCTTGGGTAACGAAATCTACCGGACGGTGCTGCGCCGCACAGTGACCGTGTCAGCTATTGTTACCCTACTGGTTCTGACAATGGGATACCCTTACGCATATCTCGCGATTGTGGCATCTCCAGGGTGGCGCCTTACCCTCCTAATTATCGTCACACTGCCGCTATGGATCAGTCTACTGGTGAGAAACTACGCTTGGCTCGTACTTCTGCAGGACGGCGGAGTGGTAACCAACGCCTTGACGGCAGTTGGCCTCGGGCATGTTCAGCTAATTGGAAGCAACGTAGGTGTTGCGATCGGCATGACGCAAGTCATGCTGCCTTTTGCTGTGCTCCCGCTGTTCTCTTCAATGCTGCGGATCGATCGCAAGCTTCTACTGGCTGCCGCGAGTCTCGGTGCTACTCCGCGAGTTGCGTTTGCCCGCGTGTATCTACCGTTGACGATTCCTGGGGTGGTAGCTGCTTCGACTCTAGTCTTTGTACTTTGCCTTGGATTTTATATCACTCCGGCCATGCTTGGATCACCGCAGAATTCGTTTCTGTCCCAACTGGTCTTCTTGCAAGTTTCTCAGCTACTGAACTGGGGAATAGGGGGTGCCATGGCAGGTGTCCTAGTCTGCGTAGCTGCTGTCATTCTCGGCAGTTGCACATGGGTCCTCAAGCGTTCGCGCATGGAGAAGGTATGA
- a CDS encoding DUF6233 domain-containing protein gives MTGAGARVIAVMPDGQELRASLYERRQTSAGWEYRVGITVWGTGNGGRPEPVEHRVWLGADHVRPLESGDYSRVPTRPAGTPAAFAAGRQAWTVQQLPHRPGHPGATLIHVIGCQPGGIPLDLDQTLDALKQPRAVTCRECNAASSLP, from the coding sequence ATGACGGGAGCCGGTGCGCGGGTGATCGCGGTCATGCCCGACGGTCAGGAACTGCGGGCCTCCCTGTATGAACGTCGTCAGACCTCTGCAGGCTGGGAGTACCGGGTCGGGATCACCGTCTGGGGGACAGGGAACGGAGGCCGTCCGGAGCCGGTCGAGCACCGCGTGTGGCTGGGAGCCGACCATGTGCGTCCCCTGGAAAGCGGCGACTACAGCAGGGTGCCGACCCGACCGGCCGGCACGCCCGCTGCCTTCGCTGCCGGCCGGCAGGCGTGGACGGTGCAGCAGCTGCCCCACCGGCCCGGCCACCCCGGGGCGACCCTGATCCACGTCATCGGATGCCAGCCCGGCGGGATACCCCTCGACCTCGACCAGACCCTCGACGCCCTCAAGCAGCCGCGCGCCGTCACCTGCCGCGAGTGCAACGCCGCCTCCTCACTTCCCTGA